In a genomic window of Shouchella clausii:
- a CDS encoding deoxynucleoside kinase, with protein sequence MLHIPNNAIITVAGTVGVGKTTLTHALADELNFKTSFEKVDNNPYLDKFYRDFERWSFHLQIYFLAERFKEQKRMVEEGGGYIQDRSIYEDTGIFAKMHADKGTMTQTDYQTYTSLFEAMVMTPYFPRPDVLIYLHGDFDSILDRIQARGREMEKQTPLSYWEEMYNRYETWISSFSACPVLRLDIREYDLLADQSCIKRIVHELSTYF encoded by the coding sequence ATGTTACATATTCCTAATAATGCGATCATTACTGTAGCCGGCACAGTCGGAGTTGGAAAAACGACTTTGACGCACGCACTTGCCGACGAGCTAAATTTTAAAACATCCTTTGAAAAAGTAGACAACAACCCATACTTAGACAAATTTTATCGCGATTTCGAACGGTGGAGTTTCCACTTGCAAATTTACTTTTTAGCCGAGCGCTTTAAAGAACAGAAGCGAATGGTAGAAGAAGGTGGTGGCTATATTCAAGACCGTTCGATCTATGAAGACACAGGCATATTCGCGAAAATGCACGCCGATAAAGGCACGATGACACAAACCGATTACCAAACCTATACAAGCTTATTTGAAGCAATGGTGATGACGCCTTACTTTCCACGCCCAGATGTATTAATCTACTTGCATGGCGATTTTGACTCGATTTTAGACCGTATTCAAGCACGAGGGCGCGAAATGGAAAAACAAACGCCCCTTTCTTATTGGGAAGAAATGTACAACCGTTATGAAACTTGGATTTCTTCCTTTTCCGCCTGTCCGGTTTTACGCCTTGATATTCGCGAATACGATTTACTTGCTGACCAATCATGCATTAAACGAATTGTTCATGAGCTAAGCACTTATTTTTAA
- a CDS encoding deoxynucleoside kinase translates to MTTPFICVEGVIGVGKTTLAKAIATHYGRECLLEIVEENPFLEKFYGNMEEWSFQTEMFFLCNRVKQLEDIDPVLNHKPVVSDYHICKNLIFARQTLSAFKWSQYQRIFQILNEPLPKPTVVIYLKAGLSTLTNRITKRGRPFEKEMDPDYLRKLSDDYEATMAELAKEENTTVLTIDTDDLDFVANTSDLDFVFAKIDACLTSVNH, encoded by the coding sequence TTGACGACCCCATTTATATGTGTAGAAGGAGTGATTGGCGTCGGAAAGACAACGTTGGCCAAAGCGATTGCTACCCACTATGGGCGAGAATGCTTGCTTGAAATCGTTGAAGAAAACCCTTTTCTTGAAAAATTTTATGGCAATATGGAGGAATGGAGTTTTCAAACGGAAATGTTTTTTCTGTGCAACCGCGTCAAACAACTAGAAGATATCGACCCTGTTCTTAACCACAAACCAGTCGTGTCGGACTACCATATATGCAAAAACTTAATTTTTGCCCGACAAACGCTGTCTGCTTTCAAATGGAGCCAATACCAACGTATTTTTCAAATTTTAAATGAGCCATTGCCAAAGCCAACAGTCGTCATTTACTTAAAAGCAGGCTTGTCCACACTGACCAACCGTATTACCAAAAGGGGGCGTCCTTTTGAAAAAGAGATGGATCCCGATTATTTGCGCAAGCTCTCAGACGATTATGAGGCGACAATGGCAGAACTCGCTAAAGAGGAAAACACAACGGTTTTAACGATTGACACGGACGACCTTGACTTTGTCGCCAATACGAGTGATTTGGACTTTGTATTTGCCAAAATTGATGCATGCTTGACATCTGTTAACCATTAA